A window of Macaca thibetana thibetana isolate TM-01 chromosome 7, ASM2454274v1, whole genome shotgun sequence genomic DNA:
CAGCGAGAATTTCGACGAGCTGCTCAAGGCACTGGGTAAGCTGGTGCAGAGGGCGCGCCCCGACGGGTAGAGGCGGCCCGGAGGTACCCTGGTCCCGGAAGTGCCCCGGTCCTGGGGGGCAGGAGTGGAAGTTGGGGCTCCCAGGCAGGAGGGAGTCCCCGGGGCAATAGATCGCCTTGTCTCCCAGGCGCACCAGGTCTCGGAGAAGCTGGTAGAGAGCCCGGAACCATGCGTTCCGGGAACGTTTGCTGAATGTTTGCCGCCCTCCTTGATGGTGCGGACTTTATCGCGTGCTAGATCATAGCGAGGAGAGATTACTGGAGAGCAAGGAGGATCCGGGACTTAAATTTGGAGACTCAAATTTGAGACCAGGCTCTGCCACGAATTCACTGTGCAACTCGAGGAaagtcacttaccctctctgtacctcagtttctcatctcGAAAACAAGGGCGAGGGCAGGGAAACGAGTGGGTCAATTTTAAGGCCCCTTTCTAAAGTTAGGGTATGAGCAGCGCCCGACCGGTCGCGAGACCGGCGGCGAGGCCCTGTGACCCGAGCTTGTGGTGCACCCTGCGCAGGTGTGAACGCCATGCTGAGGAAAGTGGCCGTGGCGGCTGCGTCCAAGCCGCACGTGGAGATCCGCCAGGACGGGGATCAGTTCTACATCAAGACATCCACCACGGTGCGCACCACTGAGATCAACTTCAAGGTCGGAGAAGGCTTTGAGGAGGAGACGGTGGACGGACGCAAGTGCAGGGTGAGACCCCAGAGCCAGTACAGGCGTCCCCGGGTCCCCACTCCGCGCCCATGGCCCACTGCTGCTGGAGGAACCTATGTCTCCCTTTGCAGCCTGTGGCTCGCCTTCCTTGCAGGGTGTGTGCACTGGCTGTTTGCAGAGGGGGTTTATGCATCCTAGTTGCCCCTGGCTCAAGACAAAGTATTACCTTCATTCCTTCTCAACCCCATCCCTAAGCCGCCTCCCAGGGTGCTAACTGCCGCGCTTAAAGAGCGGGCTCTGGGTTGCGCCGCTTTCCCAGCTGTGGCTTTTGCAGCGGTTTGAGGCGCCAAGCGCGGGCGGcgcgggaggaggaggttgcaggggACGCCAGGTTCTCTGTCGCAGGTGAAGCGACAGCTCTTGCATTCCTTTCCTGCCGTATCCCCTGCGCCCGCCCGGGTCCCCGGGCCGCCTGGGTACTCTCTGGATCCAGTTTCAGCAGTCCCGATGGCCCCGAcacctctccccacccaccctcacCTGGTTCCTTAAAGGAACCGCGGAGGCTTTCCAAAAGCAAGGCAGGTTCTGGCTGGGAAAATGGACTAGTTGCCCTCTCTTAGTCCTCAAAGGCAAgagtttttttatttctccatacATGGGCCCAGGGATGAACCGGTGGACTGAAGCAAGGGGTTGTACATTCCTTTTTTGCATGGGCAAAAATTGCATTTGGTTAACCAGACGGAAAAATAATCACTGGAGCTAccacttatttaaaaagtgacagaatgtctccctccctttctccaattttttttttttttttaaagaaaaaagtcataacATTCCAGAGAGTGGGAAATTGTGTCTTTCACCTTTCCTGAGCAGTGCCTGGTCTGATCTCAGAATGGGACTCTCTGAGCACTGGGCTTGGAAGGACAAAGAAACAAAGCCCCACGGAAGCAGGCTGATCTAGGAGGCAATCTCTGGCTCCCAGAATTGTCATAGCCTGAAAATGATCTCCACGCTTGGAGCGGTTGGGATCTGAAGCCCAAACTACAGTGCAGAAACAAAGAGCAAGACAGCATAGAGTGAAGGGCTGGGAGTCTAAGAGAGGAGACTTGGCAACAGGCAGGGCTCAGTTTGGGGACATCCAATGGTGGCTACTGCCAGGGAGGgtaattctgctttaaaaaaaattaaaggttcaCACAACAGCCGGGAGAGTGTGGCTTTAtgcaccgcccccccccccccttgcTTAATGAATGTGTCCCATGTGTTAGTTAAAAACTGATTATGTGCACATTCAGCTCTGGCTCACCCCCCAGCCCAGCTGTACCACACTTTGCTTTGTGCAGACACTGGAGAAAACTTCAGGAAATCCCCCCTTTTGCCTCCCACCTCCAAAAGCATGAAGACCCTTCAgattgatttgctttttaaaatttttctaaagggACGTAACCAGGAAAGTGGCAGCATTTTAACCCTCAGAGCCAAAGACACCCAGGTTTATCAGCATAGGGGTGCACTACATCTGATGAGGAGTGAACAGAAAGGACGTtcttaaggccgggcgcggtggctcaagcctgtaatcccagcactttgggaggccgagacgggcggatcacaaggtcaggagatcaagaccagcctggctaacacggtgaaactccgtctctaccaaaaaatacaaaaaactagccgggcgaggtgcgggtgcctgtagtcccagctactcgggaggctgaggcaggagaatggcttagacatgggaggcggagcttgcagtgagctgagatctggccactgcactccagcctgggcgacagagcaagactccgtctcaaaaaaaaaaaaaaaaaaaaaaaaaaaagaaaggacgtTCTTATCCCAAAATCCGTGCAGGGAATCGTGCTCCTGATAGGCTGATGACAGATGTGATTGCAAGCTTGGTGTCTTAACTGTTGAAAAATCTTGTGGTTCTGATGTGAAGGTTCTTGcttttaaaatccaaattatgaccacttaaggtcaggagttcgagaccagcctggtgaaaccccatctttactaaatatatcaaaaagctactcaggaggctgaggaaggagaattgcttgaacctgggaggtgtaggctGTAgggaactgagattgtgccactgtgttcagcctgggcaacagagtgagactccatctcaaaaaaaaaaataaataaataaaaataagtaaaatccaATCTGTTTGAAGGagtagctaatttttatataaatgaatcatTTCATGGTCTAAATTTTATTCCTAGAGATGTAAAGCATGCCTAAGGCCTTGCTGCTTCAgtaagaggtgtgtgtgtgtgtgtgtgtgtgtgtgtgttatacaaAGTGTATTTATACCCCATAAAATCTGTGACCAGCACTCTGAATTTGAACTTTCTAAGGCTCAGTGGAGAAGAATCTGTGGCCTGCTGACAGGGACCATGTGTTGATTCTCTGCACAGCAATTATTTTTCAATGCTCATtgttgctcctgctcctgctgctgaGACTGTAATTAATGTCACTAATGGTTTTCCTGCCCGCAGAGTTTAGCCACTTGGGAGAATGAGAACAAGATCCACTGCACGCAAACTCTTCTTGAAGGGGATGGCCCCAAAACCTACTGGACCCGGGAGCTGGCCAATGATGAGCTTATCCTGGTAGGGCCCCTTGACCCTGAAATAATCCTGAAGTTCTCCCAGATGGTGCCCGAGATGGACCCCACAAATATGTCCTCCTCACTCGGCCTTTCAGAGAAAGGCACCATTTGCCCTGGAttaaaattagagcagaaaacCCGAGATGACAGTTCAGGTCAGAGGAAATCATTGTTAAATGGTTGGCAGGAAAGAGGAGTGGCTCAGAGGGCAGAATAGGGGCTAGcgacaggctggagtgcctgcCACTATCCACACTAATACATCCCAGTGGCGGTGACATGCTTTAAGCCAAGCTCCCCTCTCATCAGATTTGGAATGCTTGGGCCCTATGAGGTCCCCAcgctcacatggcagaagggattttttttcattctcatttctccTTTTGCTGGCTAGGAAAGGTTTCAGTAATTTTCATCACATCAGCACTCAGAGCCTTAGAGAACATTTTTACCTGTGATTTGCAAACTCCAATAGCCTTTGGGAGCCAGGCAATGAATGCTAATTTGGGAAGTGTCTGAATATAACACAGTGTGGAGAGATGAGCCCCTTTAGAACTAAAAAAGGTAGGCTTTTCCTTAAAAGTGTtcagatcccagcactttggggggccaaggcaggcagatcacctgaggttgggagttcgagaccaacctgatcaatatggagaaaccccatccctactaaaaataaaaaattagccgggcgtggtggcatatgcctgtaatcccagctactcaggaagctgaggcaggagattcgcttgaacccaggaggcgggagttgcagtgagccaaggtcgcgccattgcactccagcctggcaacaagagcgaaactccgtctcaaaaaaaaaaggaaaaatggtattcggattggccgggcatggtagctcacacctgtaatcccagtactttgggaggctgaggcaggcaaatcacttgaggtcaggagtttgagaccagtcgggccaacatggtgaaaccccatctctactaaaaatacaaaaattagccaggcgtggtggcatgggcttgtagtctcagctactcggaaggctgagacaggagaatcgcttgaacccaggaggcagacgttgcagtgagctgaaatggcaccactgccctccatccagtctgggtgacagaaactctgtctctaaaaaaaaaaaaaaaattcagacgaaaacattttaaatacccGCTCCCAGCCAAACAAAACTTATCTGGTGAGGCCAAATTAGAAACCTCTATAACTTAAGCACACATTTCATCCCCTTTTTTGAGGTAGAGAACAAAGGAAGGCTGAGGACAGAACAATCCCCCGTCACTCTCCCTTTGTGTTTCAGAACTGGGCGGGgattggtggctcacacctgtaatcccagcactttgggaggctgagcccaggagtttgagaacagcctgggcaacatagtgagactgctgcctctacaaaaaaaaaaaaaaaaaaaaaaaaaaaaattagctgagtgtggtggcacatgcttgtagtctcagctactcgaggctgaagtgggaggatcacttgagcccaggagtttgaggctgcagtgaactgtgatcgtgccactgcactccagcctgggcaacagagctgagaccctatctcaaaaaaaaaaaaaaaaccacaaactaaGGTTTTTGCAACCACCCTTTTCTTCCAGACTAGAAAAGGGGAAAGCTGTTTTGGGTAATCAGGAAATTATATCCTTTGTTCTTCATTAGGTATTTTGTTAATCTCTGCTCCATCTTAGTGAATGTCACCTTGAAATGTTGTGAACAGGAGACTGCCTGCTGAAGGGCACTAGGAAAGGAATTGCGGTGTGACCTGGGCATGGGCCTTCCCTTCCCAAGTTCTTTCCATGCTATACAATGAGGGGTTAAGCAGAAGTCTGATCCCTGAGGTCCCTCTCAGGCTTGAAATTACATGTTTATTCTGCAAGAAGACCCTAAATTGAGCTGTCTATTACTTGAACTGAGACTgcttgatctttctttctttctcctcttgtcCTTCCCTGGGATGATTTAACATGCTTTCTCCTTTCACAGAGAAAGGACTGGCTTAATTTGCAACCTGGTTAATATTGTTTCCAGGGAAGGGATACTTGCTGAGTTTGGGGGAGAAATTTGAGGCTGAGACATGGAAAtttaggagaaaaggcatatatGGTTTACTGGTACCAGAGACAGCAAAGGGGGAGATGATTTTAGAGTTTTAGAATGTAGCTGAGGGTTCAGTAGGATCGGTTGGCTCTGAGAAAGAGTGATTTTATTAACCTCTGTAGTATACGAGCAGCTGGCGTCACAGGCCAAATTCTGCTAGATGGACCCCATCACTTTCAtatcctccctcctcccaactaCAGTGCTATCCCTGCATCCTTTGCTGGAACAGCAAACATATATACAAGCCTCAAAGGGAAAGGGAGTGTTAACTCTTGGCATTTGGGATCTGAAATGTGGGCTTTTGTTTCAAGGGTTATTATCATTAATAAATCTAAAACGCAGAGAGATGCAGTCTCTATATAACAAGAGGCAACTATTCTAGTTAAGTTGAAATATGCTCTCCCAGCGCCAACAGTAAATTGCCCCCAGGATATAAGTTGCCTTCCTTTGAAAACTGAGTATACTCCCACAAACCACTCTGGAATATTCTACAGAGAGTTTCTGTCAGGAACCTCTAAGCATAGTTTGCAGGCTGAGAAGGACACTTCAAATGTGGTTGGAAATGCGGCGATTTCTTCTCATGTCATGAAGCCATTTGTTAGCCTGGGAGAGCTGTCAGCTAGCGAGAATAGTTTCTCCAGGGTACAGCGTTAAATACCCAAATGTTGGCAGCTATTTGACAGTCTGTGGCTGTAGAACTCAAAGAAGTATGGAAAATGAACATGGTTCTGAGGCATCCAGACATCTGCAAGGTAGACTTATGGTGGGAAAGTCATGCCCCACACCCCCTAGCGTGCAGAATCACCTGCATTTCTTCCTAATAGAGAAGAAGCTAGGACAAAGGTGTCCAGAAGTTGGTATACCTGCCAGTCTGGTCAGGAGATCCCTAGCATGAAAAGAAGCTagtggctgggtacagtggctcacgcctgtaatcccagcactttgggaggctgaggcaggtggatcacttgaagtcaggagtttgagagcagcctggccaacatggtgaaaccccatctctactaaaaatacccaaaaattagctgggcgtgttggtgtgtgcctgtagtcccagatacttgggaggctgaggcaggagaatcacttgaacctggggggcagaggttgcagtgagccaacatcacaccactgtactccagcctgggcgacagtgaggctgtctcaaaaagaaaagaagttagtGATGGGCATCTGCTTCCTCAGTCACTAAGGACTAGAAGTATTTCCCTGAAGCACACGTGTCTGAATAATGTTTTAGCATATGTTCTCTGAGAGCATCTCATGACCAACTAAGAGGGCAGAGTAAGAATATAAAGATCCTAGGATAGCTAAATGCCTCGTTCAGTGGTTTTAACATCTCTTTAATTTCAGGCCACTTTGAGAATCTGAAAGATAAGGACCTTCTGGCACATAAATGTACATTTGCAAACAAACATACTCACATCAGGTTTACAGACTGgggaatttctatttcttttcttttcttttcttttttaacatacaTATTGCTTTCCCTGTTCTAACTGCCTGTGAGAGGCCCAGGAGAGCAGGCCTGTGAGTAATTGCTAGTTTTGGGGGAAAGTTGAGACAGTTTACTTATGGGCAATATCATTTCAGGGGCCAGCAGAAGAACATCCTCCTCCATCTGTGCAATGATTCGTATCCTCTCAACAAACAAAAGGCCATAGAATTTTAGCTGGAAGAGCCTTTGCGATGATCATCTTGTCAGTTCCACCTCTCTCCTCAACAccagcccctgcctgcccttTT
This region includes:
- the CRABP1 gene encoding cellular retinoic acid-binding protein 1 — encoded protein: MPNFAGTWKMRSSENFDELLKALGVNAMLRKVAVAAASKPHVEIRQDGDQFYIKTSTTVRTTEINFKVGEGFEEETVDGRKCRSLATWENENKIHCTQTLLEGDGPKTYWTRELANDELILTFGADDVVCTRIYVRE